The following are encoded together in the Pleurocapsa sp. FMAR1 genome:
- a CDS encoding ABC transporter permease — MNIFESLKMATSTLVANKMRSSLTMLGIIIGNASVIAMVGVGQGAKNLASEQFESLGPNVMFVSAGSSEERRTTFSQPKTLVWDDAIAIADQVPSVKEVAPQISANSLITYRNRNSSEQVIGTTPEYLTVRSFEVDRGRFFNDEDVKRNQRVVVLGSEIAERFFGQQNPLGKKMKVKNINLEVIGVLEAKGAFLGSNQDRTVYIPLTTMASQIVGDTSPYGTQVSVISIAAKDEDSIRAAKLQIENLLRLRHKITGQDDFSVGTQKDVLQIVDTITSGLTVLLAATAAISLLVGGIGVMNIMLVAVTERTKEIGLRKAIGAKEGDILWQFLIEATILSAAGGAIGTVVGVTGIVLVGTFSPLAPTISPVAIVLAVGVSGIIGLSFGVFPARAAAKLDPIVALRSI; from the coding sequence ATGAACATATTTGAAAGCTTGAAGATGGCAACTTCTACTCTAGTTGCCAATAAGATGCGTAGTAGTTTGACAATGTTGGGCATCATTATCGGCAACGCTTCGGTAATTGCCATGGTGGGAGTAGGACAAGGGGCAAAAAATCTAGCTTCAGAACAGTTTGAATCCCTCGGTCCTAATGTGATGTTTGTCTCAGCAGGATCGTCAGAAGAGAGACGCACTACCTTTAGCCAACCAAAAACTCTAGTTTGGGATGATGCGATCGCCATTGCCGACCAAGTACCTAGCGTTAAAGAAGTTGCTCCCCAAATTAGTGCCAATAGCCTAATTACCTATCGTAATCGTAACAGCAGCGAACAAGTAATAGGTACTACCCCTGAATATTTGACGGTCAGAAGTTTTGAGGTGGATCGAGGCAGATTCTTTAATGATGAAGATGTCAAGCGCAATCAGCGAGTAGTGGTTTTGGGTTCAGAAATAGCCGAAAGGTTCTTTGGACAACAAAATCCTTTAGGTAAGAAGATGAAAGTCAAAAACATTAACCTGGAGGTGATTGGAGTCTTAGAAGCTAAAGGAGCTTTTTTGGGTAGCAATCAAGACCGCACCGTATATATTCCCCTGACCACGATGGCAAGTCAAATTGTCGGCGATACTTCTCCCTATGGGACTCAGGTAAGCGTTATTTCCATTGCTGCTAAAGATGAAGATAGTATTCGTGCCGCCAAGCTACAAATTGAAAATCTTTTGCGGTTGCGTCACAAAATTACTGGTCAAGATGATTTTAGCGTTGGTACCCAAAAAGACGTATTACAGATTGTGGATACTATTACCAGTGGTTTAACTGTCTTGCTGGCTGCGACTGCCGCTATTTCTTTGCTAGTCGGCGGCATTGGGGTAATGAATATTATGCTGGTAGCGGTAACAGAAAGGACAAAAGAAATTGGCTTGCGTAAAGCGATCGGTGCCAAGGAAGGAGATATCTTGTGGCAGTTTTTGATTGAAGCAACAATTCTTTCGGCAGCCGGTGGCGCGATCGGTACTGTAGTTGGTGTCACAGGAATTGTTTTAGTGGGTACATTTTCTCCCCTGGCACCAACTATTTCTCCAGTAGCCATTGTACTTGCTGTGGGGGTTTCGGGAATAATTGGTCTTTCTTTTGGAGTTTTCCCTGCTAGGGCAGCAGCCAAGCTCGATCCTATAGTTGCTTTAAGAAGTATTTGA
- a CDS encoding RDD family protein — protein sequence MYDDYRLDKPDYKKYPKVPIVRRVWAFASDFLSIWFISSFFASNLYVQWLVFLPLWLIMRVLIVEKNKGQSLGKWAFDIKVIDPRFNRVPDLMSLLKREIMVGVFAALAIAGLQNFTNGLSVLLLLSPLAIDCSISLLDEEANLAGHDRVAQTFMVQTERGFSLDLRLKKIFGQIQRSMRK from the coding sequence ATGTACGACGATTATCGACTTGATAAACCTGATTATAAAAAATATCCTAAAGTTCCCATAGTTAGACGAGTATGGGCATTTGCGAGCGACTTTCTGAGCATTTGGTTTATAAGCTCCTTTTTTGCCTCTAATCTGTATGTTCAGTGGCTGGTATTTTTACCCCTTTGGTTGATTATGCGAGTGCTGATCGTGGAAAAAAATAAAGGTCAAAGCTTGGGCAAATGGGCATTTGATATCAAAGTCATCGATCCGCGCTTTAATCGAGTCCCCGATTTGATGAGCTTATTAAAACGAGAGATAATGGTAGGTGTGTTTGCAGCTTTGGCGATCGCAGGATTACAAAATTTTACGAATGGTTTGTCTGTATTGCTTCTGCTTAGTCCTTTGGCGATAGATTGCTCTATATCCTTACTAGATGAAGAGGCGAACTTAGCTGGGCATGACCGAGTGGCACAGACTTTTATGGTACAAACAGAAAGAGGTTTTTCCTTAGACTTAAGACTTAAAAAAATATTTGGTCAAATTCAGCGTAGTATGCGAAAATAG
- the glp gene encoding molybdopterin molybdotransferase MoeA, whose translation MLLVKEAEDIILNLVQVLTEHDSETVTLENAQGRTIAKPIVGKLDFPHWDNSAMDGYAVRYEDVKTCDEKNPVHLDVITEIAAGDRPEVDIKPGQAARIFTGAMLPQGTDTIVIQENTQREADKVTILAAPEPQEFVRHKGAFYQAGTPILEAGIKIGAAEIAVLATAQCTKLSVYRRPRVAILSTGDELVTPEQTLQPGQIVDSNQYALASFVASNGGIPIKLGIVPDQPEALKSAIAQAIESADIVLSTGGVSVGDYDYVDRILAELGGTLHIRSVAVKPGKPLTVATFDDNNCLYFGIPGNPVSALVSCWRFVQPALKKLSGQNNYQPKFVDAITRHDLKAAGKRETYLWGQLHLVNGKYEFALAGGSHSSGNLINLAQTNGLAIAPIDQRFIGKGNEVKVMLIN comes from the coding sequence ATGTTGCTTGTTAAAGAAGCTGAAGATATTATTCTCAATTTAGTTCAGGTTCTAACTGAACATGATAGTGAAACGGTTACTTTGGAAAATGCTCAGGGAAGAACTATAGCTAAACCTATTGTCGGGAAATTAGATTTTCCTCACTGGGATAATTCGGCAATGGACGGCTATGCAGTGCGTTATGAAGATGTGAAAACTTGTGATGAAAAGAATCCTGTACACTTAGATGTTATTACCGAAATTGCTGCGGGCGATCGCCCTGAAGTAGATATCAAGCCAGGACAGGCTGCTCGTATCTTTACTGGCGCAATGCTGCCTCAAGGAACTGATACTATTGTAATTCAAGAAAATACCCAAAGAGAAGCGGATAAAGTTACTATCTTAGCTGCACCCGAACCTCAAGAGTTTGTGCGACACAAGGGAGCTTTTTATCAAGCTGGGACACCAATATTAGAAGCGGGAATTAAAATTGGCGCAGCCGAAATTGCCGTATTAGCTACTGCACAATGTACAAAGTTATCGGTTTATCGTCGTCCCCGCGTAGCAATATTATCTACTGGAGATGAGTTAGTCACCCCCGAACAAACTCTGCAACCAGGACAAATTGTAGATTCTAATCAGTATGCCTTAGCAAGCTTTGTGGCAAGTAATGGTGGTATTCCTATCAAGTTAGGTATTGTGCCAGATCAGCCAGAGGCTTTGAAAAGCGCGATCGCTCAAGCTATAGAATCAGCAGATATAGTTTTATCCACTGGAGGCGTATCCGTTGGCGATTATGACTATGTTGACCGTATTTTGGCAGAATTAGGCGGAACACTACATATCCGCAGCGTAGCGGTTAAACCAGGTAAGCCTCTAACTGTAGCCACCTTTGATGATAATAACTGTCTCTATTTTGGCATTCCAGGTAATCCTGTCTCGGCTTTAGTTAGCTGCTGGCGTTTTGTCCAACCTGCACTAAAAAAACTATCAGGACAAAATAACTATCAACCTAAGTTTGTTGATGCTATTACCCGGCACGATTTAAAAGCTGCTGGCAAACGAGAAACCTATCTCTGGGGACAATTACATTTAGTAAATGGTAAATATGAATTTGCTTTAGCTGGTGGTAGCCATAGTTCAGGTAACTTAATTAATTTGGCACAGACTAATGGTCTGGCGATCGCGCCTATCGATCAAAGGTTCATTGGTAAAGGGAATGAAGTAAAAGTTATGTTAATAAACTGA
- a CDS encoding HEAT repeat domain-containing protein, translating to MSDVHQLINAVNKADSADLLLETVENLAEVGDHAAIPTLVEVLGFNNPGAAVAAVDGLIQIGEPVVPYLLKNLDGYNYGARAWATRVFAGIGDPAALDLLLEAAISDFSQSVRRAAAKGLGSILWSKLPESQAIPAQQKVLKTLLLATEDGEWVVRYAAVVGLEALSNTLSQSQPELLSEIAIAFQKLIDSEPEAAIRARVEYALSINCI from the coding sequence ATGTCCGATGTTCATCAACTAATTAATGCGGTAAATAAAGCCGACTCAGCCGATTTACTCTTAGAAACTGTCGAAAACTTAGCCGAAGTAGGCGATCACGCTGCTATACCCACTTTAGTAGAAGTTTTAGGGTTCAATAACCCTGGTGCAGCAGTGGCTGCGGTAGATGGTTTAATTCAAATTGGCGAACCTGTAGTTCCTTATTTACTCAAAAACCTGGATGGATATAATTATGGTGCAAGGGCTTGGGCAACTAGAGTCTTTGCAGGTATTGGCGATCCTGCTGCTTTAGATTTATTACTAGAGGCTGCAATTTCAGATTTTTCTCAAAGCGTGCGTCGTGCAGCAGCCAAAGGCTTAGGCAGCATTCTCTGGTCAAAGCTGCCTGAGAGTCAGGCTATCCCCGCCCAACAAAAGGTGCTTAAAACTCTACTTCTAGCTACAGAAGATGGCGAGTGGGTAGTGCGCTACGCTGCGGTAGTGGGTTTAGAGGCTTTAAGTAATACCTTGTCCCAAAGTCAACCAGAATTGCTCTCAGAAATTGCGATCGCCTTTCAGAAATTGATTGATAGTGAACCAGAAGCAGCTATTCGCGCTAGGGTCGAGTATGCGCTGTCAATCAATTGTATCTAA
- a CDS encoding ribonuclease R — protein MEQGKLIEFRVQGERRLAVAERPEGKKDWIVVDAGGQSHKIRPQRVDYTVEGVLCEPAEIPSFLAEAESYLDPDSLEIAWEVLVEDSSTVTPQQMAELLFSDQSPAPCYAAHSLLSQDKIYFKQKADRYEPRPESQVEEIKHQLEVQEQKDRQKEEFVTHVKEALEGKEIAWSESDRLRLESIEKLALQADNAPKAVQEILKEVGKNYDAQAAFQLLVDIGWWSEHENLFLRRSSYPINFSRKVLDVVQPRLQLDPAEADDNRLDLTYLKVCTIDDESTTEIDDGLSIEYLANGTAKIWVHIADPTRLVEPEDELDLEARRRSTSLYLPTGMVSMFPTDLATGPMSLVEGQVCCALSFGVVLDQTGGIQEYEIHSSLIKPTYRLTYDDVDEMLQLGIQNEPEIPDLAQKSQLRREWRKSQGSIQIKMPESVIKVKDNEEVTIELIDSSLSRQLVAEMMILAGQIGGKYGTEHNLPLPYRGQPQPELPSEEELLQLPPGPTRFCALRSCMPRSEMSMSPIRHASLGLDSYVQVTSPIRRYTDLLAHFQIKAHLQGEELPFSREELQEIVYSVSSSSYEATLVERQTNRYWGLEYLRRNAECVWDVLVLRWLREDENLGLVLIEDLGMELPHRFDRPVALGDRLEMQVTRADPQRDEVRFREITEAEIQATSS, from the coding sequence GTGGAACAAGGAAAGCTGATTGAATTCAGAGTGCAAGGAGAACGTCGTCTTGCAGTTGCCGAAAGACCAGAAGGAAAAAAGGATTGGATCGTAGTTGATGCAGGGGGACAATCTCACAAGATACGTCCCCAAAGAGTTGATTACACCGTAGAAGGAGTTCTTTGTGAACCTGCGGAGATCCCCAGCTTCTTAGCAGAAGCTGAATCTTATTTAGACCCTGATAGTCTAGAAATAGCCTGGGAAGTATTAGTCGAAGATAGCAGCACCGTTACTCCACAACAAATGGCGGAACTGTTATTTTCCGATCAAAGTCCAGCACCTTGTTATGCTGCTCATTCTCTTTTGAGTCAAGACAAAATATATTTCAAGCAAAAAGCCGATCGCTACGAACCAAGACCAGAATCTCAGGTTGAAGAGATTAAGCACCAGCTAGAGGTTCAAGAACAAAAGGATCGTCAGAAAGAAGAGTTTGTTACTCATGTCAAAGAAGCTCTAGAAGGAAAAGAAATTGCATGGAGTGAAAGCGATCGCCTTCGTTTAGAATCGATTGAAAAACTTGCCCTTCAAGCTGACAATGCCCCTAAAGCTGTCCAAGAAATACTTAAAGAAGTTGGCAAAAATTATGATGCCCAGGCAGCTTTTCAATTATTAGTGGATATAGGATGGTGGAGTGAGCATGAAAATTTATTTTTGCGTCGCAGTTCTTATCCGATAAACTTCTCTAGAAAGGTGCTTGATGTGGTGCAGCCTCGTCTTCAATTAGATCCCGCCGAAGCCGACGACAATCGTTTAGATTTGACTTATCTCAAAGTTTGTACCATTGATGATGAAAGCACCACTGAAATAGATGATGGTCTGAGCATCGAATATTTAGCTAATGGTACAGCCAAAATTTGGGTTCATATTGCCGATCCGACTCGCTTAGTTGAGCCAGAAGATGAACTAGATTTAGAGGCTCGTCGTCGTAGCACTAGCCTTTATTTGCCTACAGGCATGGTTTCTATGTTCCCGACGGATTTAGCAACAGGACCAATGAGCTTGGTAGAAGGACAAGTGTGCTGCGCTCTCAGTTTTGGGGTGGTGCTAGATCAAACAGGAGGAATTCAAGAATACGAAATTCATTCAAGTTTAATTAAGCCCACTTATCGTCTTACCTACGATGATGTGGATGAGATGTTGCAGCTAGGAATACAGAATGAACCCGAAATTCCCGATTTGGCTCAAAAGTCACAGTTAAGAAGAGAATGGCGCAAATCTCAAGGCTCGATTCAAATCAAAATGCCAGAGTCAGTTATCAAAGTTAAAGATAACGAAGAAGTAACTATTGAACTGATTGATAGCTCTCTCTCGCGTCAGCTAGTTGCGGAAATGATGATCCTAGCAGGTCAGATTGGCGGGAAATATGGAACAGAACATAACTTGCCTTTGCCCTACAGAGGTCAGCCACAGCCAGAATTACCCTCAGAAGAAGAGTTGCTCCAACTTCCTCCAGGGCCTACTCGCTTTTGTGCTTTGCGTAGCTGTATGCCTCGTAGTGAGATGAGTATGTCGCCGATTCGTCACGCTAGTTTGGGTTTAGATAGCTATGTTCAGGTAACGTCGCCGATCCGCCGTTATACAGATCTTTTAGCGCATTTTCAAATCAAAGCTCATCTCCAAGGCGAAGAATTACCTTTTTCACGCGAAGAATTACAGGAAATTGTCTATAGCGTTAGCAGTTCATCCTATGAAGCAACTTTAGTAGAGCGTCAAACTAACCGCTACTGGGGACTAGAATATCTGCGACGTAACGCCGAATGCGTCTGGGATGTCTTGGTCTTGCGCTGGCTAAGGGAAGATGAAAACTTAGGTCTGGTTTTAATTGAAGATCTGGGTATGGAATTGCCCCATCGCTTCGATCGCCCTGTAGCTTTAGGCGATCGCTTAGAAATGCAGGTGACTCGTGCCGATCCTCAACGAGATGAAGTACGATTTAGAGAGATAACCGAAGCAGAAATTCAGGCAACCTCATCTTAA
- the rpsR gene encoding 30S ribosomal protein S18 yields MAYYRKRLSPIKPSDPIDYKDIELLRKFITERGKILPRRITGLTAQQQRDLTVAVKRARAIALLPFVNAEA; encoded by the coding sequence ATGGCATATTATCGTAAACGTCTTTCCCCCATTAAACCTAGCGATCCTATCGATTATAAGGACATAGAATTGCTGCGTAAATTTATCACTGAAAGAGGCAAAATTTTGCCCCGTCGGATCACTGGTTTGACTGCACAACAGCAAAGAGATTTAACTGTGGCGGTAAAAAGAGCCAGAGCGATCGCTTTATTACCTTTTGTAAATGCAGAAGCTTAA
- the shc gene encoding squalene--hopene cyclase — protein MVASRENQLTKPKLEQAIARSQEHLLALQHSEGYWWGELESNVTITSEVVLLHKIWQTDKTRPLAKAEKYLRSQQRKHGGWELYYADGGDLSTSVESYMALRLLGVSAADPALVKAKGFILQQGGISQTRIFTKLHLALIGCYDWQGLPSIPPWIMLLPEQSPFTIYEMSSWARGSTVPLLIVFDRKPVFKLDTPINLDELYAEGIANVRYELPRSNDWTDIFLTLDNAFKLAENLNLVPWRSEGIAAAQKWILERQEATGDWGGIIPAMLNSLLALRTLDYDVNDPVIQRGLTAVDNFAIETENSYRLQPCISPVWDTAWCLRALVESGIAPDHPALVKAGEWLLDKQILDYGDWAVKNKDITPGGWAFEFDNRFYPDLDDSAVVVMGLSQVKLTNEAQKQKAIARCLNWIATMQCKPGGWAAFDLDNDQDWINSIPYGDLKAMIDPNTADVTARVLEMLGECSLSMDDGQVQKAIAYLVKEQETDGSWFGRWGVNYIYGTSGVLSALSLIAPTRCKFQIQKGAAWLVSCQNFDGGWGETCASYDDPSLKGIGISTASQTAWALIGLIAAAESTQFTAQPAIAQGIAYLLQTQRSDGTWEEDRFTGTGFPCHFYLKYHLYQQYFPLQALARYKKLRM, from the coding sequence ATGGTAGCGTCGAGAGAAAATCAGCTAACAAAGCCAAAGTTAGAACAGGCGATCGCTCGTAGTCAAGAGCATTTACTTGCTCTCCAGCATTCAGAGGGTTATTGGTGGGGAGAATTGGAGTCTAACGTTACTATTACCTCCGAAGTTGTCTTGCTGCATAAGATTTGGCAGACAGATAAGACTAGACCTCTAGCTAAAGCCGAGAAATACTTGCGATCGCAACAGCGCAAACATGGTGGCTGGGAACTATATTATGCTGATGGGGGCGATCTTTCTACTTCGGTAGAATCATATATGGCACTGCGTTTGTTGGGCGTATCGGCAGCCGATCCTGCCTTGGTTAAAGCCAAGGGATTTATACTCCAGCAGGGTGGCATTAGCCAAACCCGTATCTTTACAAAGCTGCACCTGGCTTTGATTGGTTGCTATGACTGGCAAGGTTTACCCTCAATTCCTCCCTGGATTATGCTTCTGCCAGAACAATCTCCCTTCACAATCTACGAAATGTCTAGCTGGGCAAGGGGTAGCACCGTACCTTTGTTAATTGTCTTTGATCGCAAGCCTGTATTTAAGCTGGATACGCCGATTAACTTAGATGAATTATACGCGGAGGGAATTGCTAATGTGCGTTACGAATTACCCCGCAGTAACGACTGGACGGACATATTCTTAACTTTAGATAATGCTTTTAAACTAGCTGAGAATTTAAATTTAGTACCTTGGCGGTCAGAGGGAATTGCTGCTGCACAAAAATGGATCTTAGAAAGACAAGAGGCGACTGGCGACTGGGGCGGAATTATTCCTGCTATGCTTAACTCTCTTTTAGCTTTACGCACTCTAGATTACGATGTCAACGACCCAGTTATTCAGCGAGGTTTAACCGCCGTTGATAATTTTGCCATAGAAACGGAAAACAGTTATCGTCTTCAGCCCTGTATTTCTCCTGTGTGGGACACTGCCTGGTGTTTACGCGCTTTGGTAGAGTCAGGAATTGCCCCCGACCATCCAGCTTTAGTCAAGGCAGGAGAATGGTTACTAGATAAGCAAATTTTAGATTATGGCGATTGGGCAGTAAAAAACAAAGATATAACTCCTGGTGGCTGGGCTTTTGAATTTGATAATCGCTTTTATCCCGATTTAGATGACTCGGCGGTGGTGGTCATGGGCTTATCTCAAGTCAAGCTTACTAATGAAGCACAGAAACAAAAAGCGATCGCCCGTTGCCTTAACTGGATAGCAACTATGCAGTGTAAACCTGGAGGCTGGGCAGCTTTCGATCTCGATAACGACCAAGATTGGATTAACTCAATTCCCTATGGCGACTTAAAAGCCATGATCGATCCTAATACTGCTGATGTTACCGCCAGGGTATTAGAAATGTTAGGAGAATGCAGTCTATCAATGGATGATGGGCAAGTTCAAAAAGCGATCGCATATTTAGTTAAAGAGCAAGAAACCGACGGTAGCTGGTTTGGACGTTGGGGGGTCAACTATATTTACGGTACAAGCGGGGTCTTATCTGCCCTGAGTCTCATTGCACCCACACGCTGCAAGTTTCAGATTCAGAAAGGCGCAGCTTGGTTAGTTAGCTGTCAAAATTTCGACGGTGGTTGGGGCGAAACCTGTGCTAGCTATGATGATCCAAGTTTAAAAGGCATCGGAATTAGTACCGCTTCGCAAACAGCCTGGGCATTAATTGGTTTGATAGCAGCAGCAGAATCAACCCAGTTTACAGCACAGCCAGCCATTGCTCAAGGGATAGCATATTTGCTACAAACACAACGCTCAGATGGCACTTGGGAAGAAGATCGGTTTACAGGTACTGGTTTTCCCTGCCACTTTTATTTGAAATATCATCTTTATCAACAATACTTTCCTCTTCAGGCACTAGCTAGATACAAGAAATTAAGAATGTAA
- a CDS encoding glycosyltransferase family 2 protein yields the protein MNNISVCTIYANRKLHLKNLIKGLTNSTALFNELVIVTMNDELPKLLATFPIKTAAINTNNNFLPLAAARNKSAEIAKGDKLVFLDIDCISHPNLIEVFNHHLEKEDALYQGSVRYLASGWQQEQWTYNTLEKQSAPHKLQRKEVTKKNKALHPYELFWSLCFGIKKKTFFDLGGFDTGYRGYGGEDTDFAFRMRSQHIPLYKISALAYHQFHPSYTPPLNHLEEIVSNAQFFYRKWQILPMKKWLNQFAEMGYISLQDNQIEIIKYPTETEIQTCLKNH from the coding sequence ATGAATAATATTTCTGTATGTACTATTTATGCCAACAGAAAATTACACTTAAAAAATTTAATCAAAGGATTAACTAATTCTACAGCTTTATTCAATGAACTAGTAATAGTTACCATGAACGACGAACTTCCCAAATTACTAGCAACTTTTCCGATCAAGACAGCAGCTATTAATACAAATAATAATTTTCTACCTTTAGCAGCAGCTAGAAATAAATCCGCAGAAATTGCTAAAGGGGACAAGTTGGTTTTTCTTGATATAGATTGTATTAGCCATCCTAATTTAATTGAGGTTTTTAATCATCATTTAGAAAAAGAAGATGCACTATACCAAGGTTCGGTTCGTTATTTGGCTTCAGGTTGGCAACAAGAACAATGGACGTATAATACTTTAGAAAAACAGTCTGCACCACACAAACTACAGAGAAAAGAAGTTACTAAGAAGAATAAAGCATTGCATCCTTACGAATTGTTTTGGTCTTTATGTTTTGGCATCAAAAAGAAAACCTTTTTTGATCTTGGTGGTTTTGATACAGGATATCGTGGCTATGGAGGTGAAGATACTGACTTTGCTTTCAGAATGCGATCGCAACATATACCCTTATATAAAATAAGTGCTTTAGCCTATCATCAGTTTCATCCATCCTATACTCCTCCATTAAATCATCTAGAGGAAATAGTCAGTAATGCTCAGTTTTTTTATCGTAAATGGCAAATATTACCAATGAAAAAATGGCTCAATCAGTTTGCTGAGATGGGATATATTAGCCTACAAGATAATCAAATAGAAATTATTAAATATCCTACAGAAACAGAAATACAGACTTGTTTAAAAAATCACTAA
- the rpmG gene encoding 50S ribosomal protein L33: MASKKGVRIVITLECTECRTNTNKRSPGVSRYTTTKNRRNTTGRMELKKFCTHCNTHTVHKEIK; the protein is encoded by the coding sequence ATGGCAAGCAAGAAAGGCGTTCGGATAGTTATTACTTTAGAATGCACGGAGTGTCGCACCAATACCAATAAGCGATCGCCTGGTGTATCTAGATATACCACAACCAAAAACCGTCGCAACACTACAGGCAGAATGGAATTGAAAAAATTCTGTACTCATTGCAACACCCACACTGTTCATAAAGAAATTAAGTAA
- a CDS encoding ATP-binding protein has product MSDITEHKLTSRRKPRQVTNQDQPQNTAQYVEKLETLLSLVPYYLFVVDVSTRTISFSNKALAKSLGLVDHQVAKGKAIAECFSPEYTRQIIWQQQQVLTHNKVFHLQEEVKLADGVHYFDTTVTPIKNDEGEIYALLHTLNDVQNIAATQKALSQRSLQLEAANRELESFSYSVSHDLQSPLRIINGFSQVLWSTCQPDLNDHARHYLERIQANSQKMSNLIDALLELSRVTRSEMKSIEVNLSQIAQNIIEELQTQNPDRQVEIKIAPDLKAQGDPQLLKIVLDNLLHNAWKYTSKRSLAKIEFDVLTANGEQTAFYVRDNGAGFDQDYADKLFTAFQRLHSQAEFPGTGIGLATVQRIVYRHGGKVWAKGECDRGTTIYFCL; this is encoded by the coding sequence ATGAGCGATATTACTGAACATAAACTGACTTCACGGAGAAAACCTAGGCAGGTTACCAATCAGGATCAACCGCAAAACACAGCACAATATGTCGAAAAGCTAGAGACTTTACTGAGTCTAGTCCCCTATTACCTGTTTGTAGTAGACGTATCCACCAGAACTATTTCCTTTTCAAATAAGGCTTTAGCAAAAAGTCTGGGCTTAGTCGATCATCAAGTCGCAAAAGGGAAAGCGATCGCCGAATGTTTTTCGCCAGAATATACTCGCCAAATAATTTGGCAACAGCAACAGGTATTGACCCATAACAAGGTGTTTCATTTGCAAGAAGAAGTAAAACTTGCCGATGGAGTTCACTATTTTGATACTACCGTAACGCCGATTAAGAATGATGAGGGAGAAATATATGCACTACTTCATACCCTTAATGATGTTCAAAATATAGCTGCTACTCAAAAAGCTCTTTCACAGCGTAGTCTTCAGCTAGAGGCTGCCAATAGAGAATTAGAATCTTTCTCCTATTCTGTATCTCACGATTTACAGTCACCCCTGAGAATTATAAATGGCTTTAGCCAGGTGCTGTGGTCAACGTGCCAGCCCGATCTAAACGATCACGCCAGACACTATTTGGAAAGGATTCAAGCCAACAGTCAAAAGATGAGTAATTTGATAGACGCTTTATTGGAGTTGTCTAGGGTAACTCGCAGCGAAATGAAGTCGATTGAGGTTAATCTTAGTCAGATTGCCCAGAATATTATTGAAGAGTTGCAAACACAAAATCCCGACCGCCAGGTAGAAATAAAAATTGCTCCCGATCTTAAGGCACAAGGAGATCCTCAATTACTTAAAATTGTCTTAGATAATTTGCTCCATAATGCCTGGAAATACACCTCCAAGCGATCGCTGGCAAAAATCGAATTTGATGTTTTGACTGCCAATGGAGAACAAACCGCTTTCTACGTGCGGGATAATGGTGCGGGTTTCGATCAAGACTATGCCGATAAGCTATTTACTGCTTTTCAACGACTCCATAGTCAAGCAGAATTCCCTGGGACAGGCATCGGTTTAGCTACCGTACAGCGCATTGTATATCGTCACGGGGGTAAGGTCTGGGCAAAAGGAGAATGCGATCGCGGGACAACAATTTATTTTTGTTTGTAG